The following proteins come from a genomic window of Sphaerisporangium rubeum:
- a CDS encoding uracil-xanthine permease family protein: protein MAFGWKVHGDGRTLAPGEVVKPDERLSWPRMVGFGAQHVIAMFGATFVFPLVMGLNANVAIMMSGVATILFLLIVQGKIPSYLGTSASFVGAVVAIRAAGGDSGTVTGAILVAGLVLALCGVAIHYLGVRVINKVFPPVVTGAVVMLIGFGLAYVVADIYWPQDQWIALITMAVTGLVIVGFKGFVGRVGVLVGLIAGFVLSWLADLVFGNITAFNAGTGQVDTHPRVSFQGVADAPWIGLPDFHAPNFAVSAIVLVLPAVIALIAENVGHVKAVGEMTGQDVDPYMGRAVLADGVGTALASAVGGSPTTTYAENIGVMAATRVYSTGAYYIAAVIAILFGLCPKFGALVAATPGGVLGGITVILYGMIGLLGAKIWIENRVDFADPVNMVPTGAGIILAIGPVSHQITKDFSLAGIALGTVVVLGGYHLLRVVAGRPSTLSGGARPAPVVEGSDSTT, encoded by the coding sequence ATGGCCTTCGGATGGAAAGTGCATGGGGACGGGCGGACGCTGGCGCCGGGGGAGGTGGTCAAACCCGACGAGCGGCTGAGCTGGCCGCGCATGGTGGGGTTCGGGGCACAGCACGTGATCGCCATGTTCGGGGCGACGTTCGTGTTCCCGCTGGTGATGGGCCTCAACGCCAACGTCGCCATCATGATGTCGGGTGTCGCGACGATCCTGTTCCTGCTGATCGTGCAGGGGAAGATACCGAGCTATCTCGGGACGTCGGCGTCGTTCGTCGGCGCGGTGGTCGCGATCCGCGCGGCCGGTGGGGACAGCGGGACGGTCACCGGCGCGATCCTGGTGGCGGGCCTTGTGCTGGCGCTGTGCGGTGTCGCGATCCACTACCTCGGGGTGCGGGTCATCAACAAGGTGTTCCCGCCGGTGGTGACCGGTGCGGTGGTCATGCTCATCGGGTTCGGGCTGGCGTACGTCGTGGCGGACATCTACTGGCCGCAGGACCAGTGGATCGCGTTGATCACGATGGCGGTGACGGGGCTCGTCATCGTCGGGTTCAAGGGCTTCGTCGGACGGGTCGGCGTGCTGGTCGGCCTGATCGCGGGGTTCGTGCTGTCGTGGCTCGCCGATCTGGTCTTCGGGAACATCACGGCGTTCAACGCCGGCACCGGCCAGGTCGACACCCACCCCCGGGTGAGCTTCCAAGGGGTGGCGGACGCGCCGTGGATCGGCCTGCCGGACTTCCACGCGCCGAACTTCGCGGTGTCGGCGATCGTGCTGGTGCTGCCGGCCGTGATCGCGCTGATCGCGGAGAACGTCGGCCACGTCAAGGCGGTCGGCGAGATGACGGGGCAGGACGTCGACCCGTACATGGGCCGCGCGGTCCTCGCCGACGGTGTCGGCACGGCGCTGGCGAGCGCGGTCGGCGGCTCGCCGACCACGACGTACGCCGAGAACATCGGCGTCATGGCCGCCACCCGCGTGTACTCGACCGGCGCCTACTACATCGCCGCGGTGATCGCCATCCTGTTCGGCCTGTGCCCGAAGTTCGGCGCGCTGGTCGCGGCGACGCCGGGTGGCGTGCTCGGCGGCATCACGGTCATCCTGTACGGCATGATCGGCCTGCTCGGCGCGAAGATCTGGATCGAGAACCGTGTGGACTTCGCCGACCCGGTGAACATGGTCCCCACCGGAGCGGGAATCATCCTGGCGATCGGCCCGGTTTCCCATCAGATCACCAAAGACTTCTCCCTGGCGGGCATCGCGCTCGGTACGGTCGTCGTGCTCGGTGGTTACCACCTTCTGCGCGTCGTCGCCGGGCGGCCGTCCACTCTGTCCGGAGGTGCACGGCCCGCGCCGGTCGTGGAAGGGAGCGACAGCACCACGTGA
- a CDS encoding SRPBCC family protein, which produces MKVVGSAVVGVDRERVWAALRDPAVLVRTIPGCERLEATGTDTYRMTVSAGVASIKGVYQGEVSLSDPEEPERFTLRARGAGAPGTVDATVQILLSEVDGGSTRVDYDAEAVVGGMIGGVGQRMLGSVAKKTAGEFFTAVEHHLCAPAEPAAVAVPTPGPVTAPAPVTTPAGPTPVPAAVDVRYAAASQIYERPAQPSTAATRVWPVLAAFGMGAGIALGSTAIGWLFGRTSRR; this is translated from the coding sequence ATGAAGGTCGTCGGCAGTGCCGTCGTCGGGGTGGATCGGGAACGGGTGTGGGCCGCGTTGCGGGACCCGGCGGTGCTGGTGCGTACGATCCCGGGTTGTGAGCGGCTGGAGGCCACGGGGACGGACACCTACCGGATGACGGTCAGCGCGGGGGTCGCGTCGATCAAGGGGGTCTACCAGGGGGAGGTGTCGCTGTCCGACCCCGAGGAGCCGGAGCGGTTCACGCTCAGGGCACGTGGCGCGGGGGCCCCCGGCACGGTGGACGCGACGGTCCAGATCCTGCTCAGCGAGGTGGACGGCGGTTCGACCCGGGTGGACTACGACGCGGAGGCCGTGGTCGGCGGCATGATCGGCGGCGTGGGTCAGCGCATGCTGGGCTCGGTGGCCAAGAAGACGGCCGGTGAGTTCTTCACGGCGGTGGAACACCACCTGTGCGCACCGGCGGAGCCCGCCGCGGTCGCCGTTCCCACCCCGGGACCGGTGACCGCACCCGCACCGGTCACCACGCCGGCCGGTCCCACGCCGGTACCGGCGGCCGTCGACGTCCGGTACGCCGCGGCCTCCCAGATCTACGAACGTCCCGCGCAACCCTCCACGGCCGCGACCCGCGTCTGGCCGGTGCTGGCCGCGTTCGGCATGGGTGCGGGGATCGCGCTCGGCAGCACCGCCATCGGCTGGCTGTTCGGCCGCACGTCCCGCCGCTGA
- a CDS encoding (2Fe-2S)-binding protein translates to MAEVRHPISLTVNGVVHEVAVPARRLLSDCLRHDLGLTGTHVGCEHGVCGCCTVLLDGEPARSCLTFAVTADGHEITTVEGLAGPDGTPSPVQKAFSECHALQCGFCTPGFLCTVTALLRDTPAPTDDEVLEGISGNLCRCTGYQNIVKAVHRAAELTAEESAS, encoded by the coding sequence ATGGCTGAGGTCAGGCACCCGATCTCGCTGACCGTCAACGGCGTGGTCCATGAGGTGGCGGTCCCGGCCCGCCGCCTGCTGTCGGACTGCCTGCGCCACGACCTCGGCCTCACCGGCACCCACGTGGGGTGTGAGCACGGCGTGTGCGGCTGCTGCACGGTGCTGCTGGACGGTGAGCCGGCGCGGTCGTGCCTCACGTTCGCGGTCACGGCGGACGGCCACGAGATCACCACCGTCGAGGGCCTGGCGGGGCCGGACGGCACGCCGTCCCCGGTGCAGAAGGCGTTCTCCGAGTGCCACGCGCTCCAGTGCGGGTTCTGCACACCCGGTTTCCTGTGCACGGTCACGGCGCTGCTGCGCGACACCCCCGCGCCGACCGACGACGAGGTGCTCGAAGGCATCTCCGGCAACCTGTGCCGCTGCACCGGCTACCAGAACATCGTCAAGGCGGTCCACCGGGCCGCCGAGCTGACGGCCGAGGAGAGTGCCTCGTGA
- the cutA gene encoding aerobic carbon-monoxide dehydrogenase large subunit, whose product MTTRLFGERVQRREDGRLVTGQGRYLDDLGRDALAAAFVRSPHAHARIRDIDVSAALDVDGLVAIYTWEDLPERVRDPLPLLIPHPALTHGRTAYCLARDVVRHVGEPVVMVVATDRYLAEDAAALIEVEYEFLKPVVGIEEAVQGVHLVHEDVPGNVGAHLVQEVPDATGRGARDAVDAAPHVLEFRLDIERSASMPLEGRGVYARWDPDDRSLRVYSSTQTSTSVRMALAAKLGLPLPSVEVIAPDVGGGFGVKIVHPWPEEVLVPWAAMLLGREVKWAEDRREHFVSSAHERAQVQHVRVGFDDEGRLHGLDVTIQHDHGAYTPYGIIVPIITATQLLGPYRVGAYRVEFSSIYTNTVQVTPYRGAGRPQGVFCMERTMDRIAAHLGMDRTAVRAANFIQPDQFPYDQGLMFQDGRPLIYDSGDYPESLRMLKELIGWDAFPAEKERAAAEGRTIGIGIGCYVEGTGVGPYEGGHVQVTSDGRVHVSTGLTSQGQGHETVFAQIAATELGVPIDRVSVVTGDTRRFGYAVGTFASRAAVMSGNAIALACRKVRDKALRIAADALEADPRDLEIVDGDVRVVGNPGAAVPLATVAVLSNPLRYAFDEEAKRATQFTGTASMDRPPVDEGEEPGLEGRDYYSPVRSTFASGMHAAVVETDPGTAEIRILRYAVVHDCGKLINPMIVEGQIHGGVAQGVGGALYERMVYDGHGQLLNASFMDFLMPYATEVPRIETAHLETPSPLNPLGIKGAGEAGVIPVSAVVAAAVEDAEGITISRMPISPSDLYDLRRAAG is encoded by the coding sequence GTGACGACCAGGCTGTTCGGCGAGCGGGTCCAGCGCAGGGAGGACGGACGGCTCGTCACCGGCCAGGGCCGCTACCTCGACGACCTCGGCCGTGACGCACTCGCCGCGGCGTTCGTCCGCTCGCCGCACGCGCACGCGCGCATCCGCGACATCGACGTCTCGGCGGCCCTGGACGTCGACGGCCTGGTGGCGATCTACACCTGGGAGGACCTGCCGGAACGCGTGCGCGACCCGTTGCCGCTGCTGATCCCGCACCCCGCGCTCACCCACGGCCGCACGGCGTACTGCCTGGCCAGAGACGTCGTGCGGCACGTCGGCGAGCCGGTCGTCATGGTGGTCGCCACCGACCGCTACCTCGCCGAGGACGCCGCCGCGCTGATCGAGGTGGAGTACGAGTTCCTCAAGCCGGTCGTCGGCATCGAGGAGGCCGTGCAGGGGGTCCACCTGGTGCACGAGGACGTGCCGGGGAACGTCGGCGCTCACCTGGTGCAGGAGGTGCCGGACGCCACAGGCAGAGGCGCGCGTGACGCCGTGGACGCGGCGCCGCACGTGCTGGAGTTCCGGCTCGACATCGAGCGCAGCGCGTCCATGCCGCTGGAGGGACGCGGCGTGTACGCGAGGTGGGACCCCGACGACCGGTCGCTGCGGGTCTATTCCTCCACGCAGACCTCCACCAGCGTGCGCATGGCGCTGGCCGCCAAGCTCGGCCTGCCGCTGCCGTCGGTCGAGGTGATCGCGCCGGACGTCGGCGGCGGGTTCGGCGTCAAGATCGTGCATCCGTGGCCGGAGGAGGTGCTGGTCCCCTGGGCCGCCATGCTGCTCGGCCGCGAGGTCAAGTGGGCCGAGGACCGGCGCGAGCACTTCGTCTCCTCGGCCCACGAGCGCGCGCAGGTGCAGCACGTGCGCGTCGGCTTCGACGACGAGGGCCGCCTCCACGGACTGGACGTCACCATCCAGCACGACCACGGCGCCTACACGCCGTACGGCATCATCGTGCCGATCATCACCGCCACGCAGCTCCTCGGGCCGTACCGCGTCGGCGCCTACCGGGTGGAATTCTCCTCGATCTACACCAACACCGTGCAGGTCACGCCGTACCGTGGCGCGGGCCGTCCTCAGGGTGTGTTCTGCATGGAACGCACGATGGACCGCATCGCCGCGCATCTCGGCATGGACCGGACCGCGGTGCGGGCCGCCAACTTCATCCAGCCCGACCAGTTCCCCTACGACCAGGGCCTGATGTTCCAGGACGGCCGGCCGCTGATCTACGACAGCGGCGACTACCCCGAGTCGCTGCGCATGCTGAAGGAGCTCATCGGTTGGGACGCCTTCCCCGCCGAGAAGGAACGGGCCGCCGCCGAGGGCCGCACGATCGGCATCGGCATCGGCTGCTACGTCGAGGGCACCGGCGTCGGGCCGTACGAAGGCGGCCACGTGCAGGTCACCTCCGACGGCCGGGTGCACGTCTCCACGGGCCTCACCTCGCAGGGCCAGGGCCACGAGACGGTGTTCGCGCAGATCGCCGCCACCGAGCTCGGCGTGCCGATCGACCGGGTGTCGGTGGTCACCGGCGACACCCGCCGCTTCGGTTACGCCGTCGGCACGTTCGCCTCGCGGGCCGCCGTGATGAGCGGCAACGCCATCGCGCTGGCCTGCCGCAAGGTGCGCGACAAGGCGCTGCGGATCGCCGCCGACGCTTTGGAGGCCGATCCGCGTGACCTGGAGATCGTGGACGGCGACGTGCGGGTCGTGGGGAACCCCGGGGCCGCGGTGCCGCTCGCCACGGTGGCCGTGCTGTCCAACCCGCTGCGGTACGCCTTCGACGAGGAGGCCAAACGGGCCACGCAGTTCACCGGGACCGCGTCGATGGACCGGCCGCCGGTCGACGAAGGCGAGGAGCCGGGGCTGGAGGGCCGCGACTACTACTCGCCGGTGCGTTCGACGTTCGCGTCCGGCATGCACGCCGCCGTCGTGGAGACCGACCCCGGCACCGCGGAGATCCGCATCCTGCGGTACGCCGTGGTGCACGACTGCGGGAAGCTGATCAACCCGATGATCGTGGAGGGGCAGATCCACGGCGGGGTGGCGCAGGGTGTCGGCGGCGCGCTGTACGAACGCATGGTGTACGACGGCCACGGCCAGCTCCTCAACGCGTCCTTCATGGACTTCCTGATGCCGTACGCGACCGAGGTGCCGCGCATCGAGACGGCGCACCTGGAGACGCCGTCGCCGCTGAACCCGCTCGGCATCAAGGGTGCGGGGGAGGCGGGGGTGATCCCGGTGTCGGCGGTGGTCGCCGCGGCGGTCGAGGACGCCGAGGGCATCACGATCAGCCGCATGCCGATCTCGCCGTCCGACCTGTACGACCTGCGGCGGGCCGCCGGGTGA
- the cydB gene encoding cytochrome d ubiquinol oxidase subunit II: MELTTFWFLVIAFLWTGYFVLEGFDFGVGALLPLAARGDAERGQALGTIGPVWDGNEVWLITAVGATFAAFPAWYAGLLSTYYLPLVLVLTALIVRGVALEWRGKVRPAERRLCDIGIAAGSAVTAITWGAVFGHLLYGSARAAALGGALSLAVALLHGAVFLSLKTAGPLRARARRLVPAAAVAALPLAAVSLPALAGLAAGTAGAGSGGPGTAGVAGGAGWTAHPQVWIAAAGAVAALAAAVALAWRRREGWAFTATAAAIVLVTGTVFATLHRAPLPGLTLAQAASGPYTLGVLTWIGLAALPFVLGYQAWTYWVFRRRVTA; encoded by the coding sequence ATGGAGCTCACGACCTTCTGGTTCCTGGTCATCGCGTTCCTGTGGACCGGTTACTTCGTGCTCGAAGGCTTCGACTTCGGCGTCGGCGCGCTGCTGCCGCTGGCCGCTCGCGGTGACGCCGAACGTGGCCAGGCGCTCGGCACCATCGGCCCGGTGTGGGACGGCAACGAGGTGTGGCTGATCACCGCGGTCGGCGCGACGTTCGCCGCGTTCCCCGCCTGGTACGCGGGCCTGCTGAGCACCTACTACCTGCCGCTGGTGCTGGTGCTCACCGCGCTCATCGTGCGAGGGGTCGCGCTGGAGTGGCGCGGCAAGGTGCGGCCCGCCGAGCGCAGGCTGTGCGACATCGGCATCGCGGCAGGCAGCGCCGTGACCGCGATCACCTGGGGTGCGGTGTTCGGCCACCTGCTGTACGGCTCGGCGCGGGCCGCCGCGCTCGGCGGCGCGTTGTCGCTGGCGGTGGCGCTGCTGCACGGCGCGGTGTTCCTGTCGCTGAAGACGGCGGGCCCGCTGCGGGCCAGGGCCCGCCGTCTCGTGCCGGCCGCCGCCGTCGCCGCGCTCCCCCTCGCCGCCGTGTCCCTGCCGGCCCTCGCGGGCCTGGCGGCGGGAACGGCGGGTGCGGGGTCAGGCGGCCCGGGGACGGCCGGGGTGGCGGGTGGCGCCGGGTGGACGGCGCACCCGCAGGTGTGGATCGCGGCGGCCGGGGCCGTCGCGGCGCTCGCCGCCGCGGTGGCACTGGCGTGGCGCCGGCGTGAAGGCTGGGCCTTCACCGCGACCGCGGCGGCGATCGTGCTGGTCACCGGGACGGTGTTCGCGACGCTGCACCGCGCGCCGCTCCCCGGCCTGACGCTGGCGCAGGCGGCCTCCGGGCCGTACACGCTCGGCGTGCTGACCTGGATCGGTCTGGCCGCGCTGCCGTTCGTGCTCGGCTACCAGGCGTGGACGTACTGGGTGTTCCGCCGCCGCGTCACCGCGTGA
- a CDS encoding cytochrome ubiquinol oxidase subunit I, with protein sequence MDALDLARWQFGITTVYHFLFVPLTIGLGVFVAGLQTAWHRTGKAQYLRLTKFFGKLFLINFAMGVVTGIVQEFQFGMNWSEYSIFVGDVFGAPLALEALLAFFLESTFLGLWIFGWDRLPKRVHLACIWAAAIGSNLSAYFILAANAWMKHPVGYEVVDGKARMTDLWAVLTDSTALAQVPHVVAASFVVAGGFVIAVCGYRVLRERRTGDVDPMWRSCLRGALVMTALAGALVAGTGDLSGRLLHEQQPMKLAAAEGLRHDERGAAFSPVPGVEVPYALSLLAAHDPGAVVRGVDDLQQVYAARFGPGDYIPNIPLVYWSFRVMIVFGLATVALSTAGLWALRRRRPVPRWLARAGLAALPLPLIAVIAGWLLSEIGRQPWVVQGELLTAAAVSPGVSLGEVAVSLAIFTVLYGVLAAAEALLLARHVRTGPEPAEPAPEPRPETTPLTPTLMY encoded by the coding sequence ATGGACGCACTTGACCTGGCGCGGTGGCAGTTCGGGATCACCACCGTGTACCACTTCCTCTTCGTCCCCCTCACGATCGGCCTCGGCGTCTTCGTGGCCGGACTGCAGACCGCCTGGCATCGCACCGGCAAGGCGCAATATCTGCGGCTCACGAAATTCTTCGGCAAGCTCTTCCTGATCAACTTCGCCATGGGTGTGGTCACCGGGATCGTGCAGGAGTTCCAGTTCGGCATGAACTGGAGCGAGTACTCGATCTTCGTCGGCGACGTGTTCGGCGCGCCACTGGCCCTGGAGGCGCTGCTGGCCTTCTTCCTGGAGTCGACCTTCCTCGGCCTGTGGATCTTCGGCTGGGACCGGCTCCCCAAACGGGTGCATCTCGCCTGCATCTGGGCCGCCGCGATCGGCTCCAACCTGTCGGCGTACTTCATCCTGGCGGCCAACGCGTGGATGAAGCACCCCGTCGGCTACGAGGTGGTCGACGGCAAGGCCAGGATGACCGACCTGTGGGCCGTGCTCACCGACTCGACCGCGCTCGCGCAGGTGCCGCACGTCGTCGCCGCGTCGTTCGTCGTCGCCGGCGGCTTCGTGATCGCGGTGTGCGGCTACCGCGTGCTGCGCGAGCGCCGGACCGGCGACGTGGACCCGATGTGGCGCTCCTGCCTGCGCGGCGCGCTCGTGATGACCGCGCTGGCCGGCGCGCTGGTCGCCGGTACCGGCGACCTGTCGGGCCGGCTCCTGCACGAGCAGCAGCCCATGAAACTCGCCGCCGCCGAGGGCCTGCGGCACGACGAGCGGGGTGCCGCGTTCTCCCCCGTCCCCGGCGTGGAGGTGCCGTACGCACTCAGCCTGCTCGCCGCGCACGACCCCGGCGCCGTCGTCCGCGGCGTGGACGACCTGCAGCAGGTGTACGCCGCACGGTTCGGCCCCGGCGACTACATCCCGAACATCCCGCTGGTGTACTGGTCGTTCCGCGTGATGATCGTCTTCGGCCTGGCCACGGTCGCGCTGTCGACGGCGGGCCTGTGGGCCCTGCGGCGCCGCCGGCCGGTCCCCCGGTGGCTGGCACGCGCCGGTCTCGCCGCGCTGCCGCTGCCGCTGATCGCCGTCATCGCCGGATGGCTGCTCAGCGAGATCGGCCGCCAGCCGTGGGTCGTCCAGGGTGAGCTGCTGACCGCCGCCGCCGTCTCCCCCGGCGTCTCCCTCGGCGAGGTGGCCGTCTCGCTGGCGATCTTCACGGTGCTGTACGGCGTGCTGGCCGCCGCCGAGGCCCTCCTGCTGGCCCGGCACGTCCGGACCGGCCCCGAGCCTGCCGAGCCGGCGCCGGAACCGCGGCCGGAGACGACCCCGCTCACCCCGACCCTGATGTACTAG
- a CDS encoding VOC family protein, translating into MFNAITHSQIYVLDQDEALDFYVGKLGLEVNSDVDLGFMRWLTINVPGQPERQILLEKPGGPSMSAETAAQVRDLVTKGAMGAVIFSTDDCRKTYETLSGLGVEFTEEPTERPYGIDCALRDPFGNPIRLTQPKA; encoded by the coding sequence ATGTTCAACGCGATCACGCACTCACAGATATACGTTCTCGACCAGGACGAGGCCCTGGACTTCTACGTCGGCAAGCTGGGGCTGGAGGTCAACTCCGATGTCGATCTAGGCTTCATGCGCTGGCTGACGATCAACGTGCCGGGGCAGCCGGAACGGCAGATTCTGCTGGAGAAGCCGGGTGGGCCGTCGATGTCGGCGGAGACGGCGGCGCAGGTCCGCGATCTGGTGACCAAGGGGGCCATGGGGGCGGTCATCTTCAGCACGGACGACTGCCGCAAGACGTACGAGACGCTGTCGGGACTCGGGGTCGAGTTCACCGAGGAACCGACGGAGCGGCCCTACGGGATCGACTGCGCGCTGCGCGACCCCTTCGGCAATCCCATCCGCCTGACCCAGCCGAAAGCCTAG
- a CDS encoding cyclic nucleotide-binding domain-containing protein, producing the protein MSGPASGSQSGSRRRGVIRKVGAWPRGSLLGGLGEETREEFLRLGRPRQFATGETLMMEGDRTRHVYLLVDGCVKLTANTESGRLTLLGIRVGGDVVGEFAALDGQPRVATVVAAGPCLARHIPHETFVEFLQLRPEAGLAVNRAVVEKVRWSTRRRVEFGSFSTLTRLARVLVELARSYGEPVPEGVMIGVALTQPELAALVGAADITVHKALTTLRRAGVLGTGYRRIVLHDLRRLQSFAGQGQNPSEYEVPGRPGRDSVNI; encoded by the coding sequence GTGTCCGGGCCAGCGTCCGGGTCCCAGTCCGGATCACGGCGGCGCGGCGTCATCCGCAAGGTCGGCGCCTGGCCGCGCGGCAGCCTGCTCGGCGGGCTCGGCGAGGAGACCCGGGAGGAGTTCCTGCGGCTCGGCCGTCCCCGGCAGTTCGCCACCGGGGAGACCCTGATGATGGAAGGCGACCGCACCCGGCACGTCTACCTGCTGGTGGACGGCTGCGTGAAACTCACGGCCAACACCGAGAGCGGACGGCTCACGCTGCTCGGCATCCGCGTCGGCGGGGACGTCGTCGGCGAGTTCGCCGCACTCGACGGACAGCCGCGCGTCGCCACCGTCGTCGCGGCCGGCCCCTGCCTCGCCAGGCACATCCCGCACGAGACGTTCGTCGAGTTCCTGCAGCTCCGGCCCGAGGCGGGACTCGCGGTCAACCGCGCGGTCGTCGAGAAGGTGCGCTGGTCCACCCGGCGGCGCGTCGAGTTCGGCTCGTTCTCCACGCTCACCCGGCTGGCCCGCGTGCTCGTCGAACTCGCCAGGTCCTACGGGGAGCCCGTGCCGGAAGGCGTCATGATCGGCGTCGCGCTCACCCAGCCCGAACTCGCGGCCCTCGTCGGCGCCGCCGACATCACCGTCCACAAGGCGCTCACCACCCTGCGCCGCGCCGGGGTCCTCGGCACGGGGTACCGCCGCATCGTGCTGCACGACCTGCGCAGACTGCAGAGTTTCGCCGGTCAGGGCCAGAACCCGTCCGAGTACGAGGTGCCCGGCAGGCCCGGACGTGACTCTGTGAACATCTGA
- a CDS encoding helix-turn-helix domain-containing protein, with the protein MSRAVEDTNRRMLRARDAMDRAYAQPLDVPALARIAHVSEAHFSRTFRATFGETPHRYLQRRRVERAMFLLRETDHSVTDICFEVGFGSPGTFSRTFREIVGRSPRTYRKESTSMPVPTCFAMVWLRPSACGAAPSTREDVR; encoded by the coding sequence GTGAGTCGTGCTGTCGAGGACACCAACCGGCGGATGCTCAGGGCTCGGGACGCGATGGACCGGGCTTACGCGCAGCCGTTGGACGTGCCGGCGTTGGCGCGGATCGCTCATGTGTCCGAGGCGCACTTCTCTCGCACGTTCCGGGCCACGTTCGGGGAGACTCCGCATCGGTACCTCCAGCGGCGGCGGGTGGAGCGAGCGATGTTCCTGCTGCGGGAGACCGACCACAGCGTGACGGACATCTGTTTCGAGGTCGGTTTCGGCAGCCCGGGGACCTTCAGCCGTACGTTCCGCGAGATCGTCGGCCGCTCGCCGAGGACGTACCGCAAGGAGTCCACCTCCATGCCGGTGCCGACGTGCTTCGCCATGGTATGGCTGCGGCCGAGCGCATGTGGGGCTGCGCCTTCCACCAGGGAGGATGTGAGGTGA
- a CDS encoding FAD binding domain-containing protein codes for MKPPPFDYHAPRDLGEALAVLAEAGEHGKVLAGGQSLIPLMNMRLAAPEHLVDINRVAGLDGIEAGPDGVRVGALARHTAVERSEAAARRQPLLRTALRHVAHPVIRNRGTVVGSLVHADPSAELPAVLTLLGGTVRLARHGGTRRDVPAESFFTGPLESALEPGELAVSAFFPALGPRTGTAFHEVARRHGDYAMAGAAALVTLDDDQRIAQARAAFVSAGPVPVLLDLTEVCESRPAASVDWPAVERAVRDRLDPDADIHATAEYRRHLSGVLAARALRAAASVAAGEGHDG; via the coding sequence GTGAAGCCTCCGCCGTTCGACTACCACGCTCCCCGTGACCTCGGCGAGGCCCTCGCGGTCCTCGCGGAGGCCGGGGAGCACGGCAAGGTCCTGGCCGGCGGCCAGAGCCTGATCCCTTTGATGAACATGCGGCTGGCGGCCCCCGAGCACCTGGTGGACATCAACCGGGTCGCCGGCCTCGACGGCATAGAGGCGGGGCCGGACGGCGTGCGGGTCGGCGCGCTGGCCAGGCACACCGCCGTCGAGCGGTCCGAGGCGGCGGCGCGCCGCCAGCCGCTGCTGCGCACGGCGCTGCGGCACGTCGCGCATCCGGTGATCCGCAACCGGGGGACCGTGGTCGGCAGCCTCGTGCACGCCGACCCCTCCGCGGAGCTGCCGGCCGTCCTCACCCTGCTCGGCGGCACCGTCCGCCTGGCCAGGCACGGCGGCACGCGGCGCGACGTTCCGGCCGAGAGCTTCTTCACCGGGCCTCTGGAGTCGGCGCTGGAGCCCGGCGAGCTGGCCGTCTCGGCGTTCTTCCCGGCGCTCGGACCCCGCACCGGCACGGCGTTCCACGAGGTGGCGCGCCGGCACGGCGACTACGCGATGGCGGGGGCCGCGGCCCTGGTCACCCTGGACGACGACCAGCGGATCGCGCAGGCGAGGGCCGCGTTCGTCAGCGCGGGCCCGGTGCCGGTGCTGCTCGACCTGACCGAGGTGTGCGAGAGCCGTCCGGCCGCGTCGGTGGACTGGCCGGCCGTGGAGCGGGCCGTGCGGGACCGGCTCGACCCGGACGCCGACATCCACGCGACCGCCGAGTACCGCCGGCATCTGAGCGGGGTCCTCGCGGCCCGCGCGCTGCGCGCCGCGGCGTCCGTCGCGGCGGGGGAGGGACACGATGGCTGA
- a CDS encoding peptidase inhibitor family I36 protein, producing MRSRTGTARAALAAAGLIAVALAAPAPAMAMDGDAAASLRQAREQCGGGEICFWYYRDYSGTPWRWTPANGYRDMPSNLHDHVYSFYANAEGCFIDWDPAERRRVNSGDYAQAYDTNFGRRIDAVGPSGMC from the coding sequence GTGAGATCACGGACAGGCACGGCACGAGCGGCCCTGGCGGCGGCCGGCCTGATCGCGGTGGCGCTCGCCGCACCCGCGCCGGCCATGGCCATGGACGGCGACGCGGCGGCGTCGCTGCGGCAGGCACGCGAGCAGTGCGGCGGTGGCGAGATCTGCTTCTGGTACTACCGCGACTATTCCGGCACGCCGTGGCGCTGGACGCCGGCCAACGGCTACCGCGACATGCCGTCCAACCTGCACGACCACGTGTACTCGTTCTACGCCAACGCCGAGGGGTGCTTCATCGACTGGGACCCGGCGGAGCGCCGCAGGGTGAACAGCGGCGACTACGCGCAGGCGTACGACACCAACTTCGGCCGCAGGATCGACGCCGTCGGACCCTCCGGCATGTGCTGA